The Passer domesticus isolate bPasDom1 chromosome 31, bPasDom1.hap1, whole genome shotgun sequence genome has a window encoding:
- the STAC3 gene encoding SH3 and cysteine-rich domain-containing protein 3 isoform X2, which yields MTEKEVPEPPASPASGGKPKSRVSGCPRGSLGGWAKPPSLSSSCRSPRRIWEAGGAWWDPDPAGCWVGISQLGISLACPGCSGATASIFLWRLHGTGRRIPISRAFPESPPARGGGRWGEELGSGCLPSFLPALPHTGRPLLPPQLQKLKQLFQRKPKEEPAQEPQPNGELVSPSGGPIYYIYEDDEEEEEEEEPEPPPEPEKLVNDKPHKFKDHYFKKPKFCDVCARMIVLNNKFGLRCKNCKTNIHHHCQSYVEMQRCFGKIPPGFRRAYSSPLYSDQQFAGTKDQLANRSDPVFETLRTGVIMANKERKKGQDDKKNPLAAMMDEESEAAKPVGSKAEGGAAEGDKKAEKSPADDKSKKPQPGGFLQSHYFVALYRFKALEKDDLDFPPGEKITVVDDSNEEWWRGKIGEKVGYFPPNFIIRVRAGERVHKVTRSFVGNREIGQITLKKDQIVVQKGEEVNGYVKVFTGRKVGLFPVDFLEEI from the exons ATGACGGAGAAGGAGGTGCCAGAGCCGCCGGCTTCACCTGCTTCAGGTGGGAAACCCAAGAGCCGGGTAAGTGGGTGCCCACGGGGCAGTTTGGGTGGGTGGGCGAAGCCCCCCTCTCTATCATCATCCTGCCGCAGCCCCAGGAGGATTTGGGAGGCCGGGGGTGCCTGGTGGGACCCTGATCCAGCCGGGTGTTGGGTGGGCATTTCCCAGCTTGGCATTTCCCTGGCGTGCCCAGGGTGCTCAGGAGCCACAgcttccatttttttgtggAGACTTCACGGGACTGGGAGGAGGATCCCCATCTCCAGAGCCTTCCCGGAGTCTCCTCCCGCTCGTGGAGGGGGTCGCTGGGGCGAGGAGCTGGGCTCGGGGTGTCTGCCGTCCTTCCTCCCCGCACTGCCACACACCGGccgccccctcctgcccccgcAGCTGCAGAAGCTGAAGCAACTTTTCCAGCGAAAACCCAAAGAGGAGCCGGCGCAGGAGCCACAGCCCAACGGGGAGCTGGTCAGCCCCTCGGGGGGACCCATCTACTACATCTatgaggatgatgaagaggaggaagaggaggaggagcccGAGCCCCCTCCCGAACCGGAGAAACTCGTTAACGACAAACCCCACAAGTTCAAAGACCATTACTTCAAAAAGCCCAAATTTTGCGATGTTTGTGCCCGCATGATCGTCC TCAACAACAAATTTGGCCTGAGGTGCAAGAACTGCAAAACCAACATCCACCACCACTGCCAGTCCTACGTGGAGATGCAGCGCTGCTTCGGCAAGATC CCTCCCGGGTTCCGGCGGGCGTACAGCTCCCCCCTCTACAGCGACCAGCAGTTCGCCGGCACCAAGGACCAGCTCG CAAACAGGAGCGACCCCGTGTTCGAGACGCTGCGGACCGGAGTGATCATGGCCAACAAGGAGCGCAAGAAGGGCCAGGACGACAAGAAGAAC CCCTTGGCTGCGATGATGGACGAGGAGTCGGAGGCCGCGAAGCCGGTGGGGAGCAAAGCTGAGGGTG gTGCCGCCGAGGGGGACAAGAAGGCTGAGAAGAGCCCAGCAGATGACAAG AGCAAGAAGCCACAGCCAGGGGGGTTCCTGCAGTCCCACTATTTCGTGGCACTTTATCGCTTCAAAGCCCTGGAGAAGGACGACCTGGACTTCCC GCCGGGGGAGAAGATCACGGTGGTCGATGACTCCAACGAGGAGTGGTGGCGG GGGAAGATCGGGGAGAAAGTCGGGTATTTCCCCCCCAACTTCATCATCCGGGTGCGGGCAGGCGAGCGGGTGCACAAGGTCACGCGTTCCTTCGTGGGCAACCGGGAAATCGGGCAGATCACGCTCAAAAAGGATCAG ATCGTGGTGCAGAAGGGGGAGGAGGTGAACGGTTACGTCAAAGTCTTCACGGGCCGCAAAGTGGGGCTGTTCCCTGTGGACTTCCTGGAGGAGATCTga
- the STAC3 gene encoding SH3 and cysteine-rich domain-containing protein 3 isoform X1, with protein MCHALGWAPTSSSPALGLTKAQPALAGAAGWAEGVNPEFPLAEPALGVNPEFSLAEPALGMNPGLPLAEPALGVNPGLPLAEPALGVNPGLPLAEPALARTGRGGTAHPARSDHRGSWNCPSQRHPCSPPCSMTEKEVPEPPASPASGGKPKSRVSGCPRGSLGGWAKPPSLSSSCRSPRRIWEAGGAWWDPDPAGCWVGISQLGISLACPGCSGATASIFLWRLHGTGRRIPISRAFPESPPARGGGRWGEELGSGCLPSFLPALPHTGRPLLPPQLQKLKQLFQRKPKEEPAQEPQPNGELVSPSGGPIYYIYEDDEEEEEEEEPEPPPEPEKLVNDKPHKFKDHYFKKPKFCDVCARMIVLNNKFGLRCKNCKTNIHHHCQSYVEMQRCFGKIPPGFRRAYSSPLYSDQQFAGTKDQLANRSDPVFETLRTGVIMANKERKKGQDDKKNPLAAMMDEESEAAKPVGSKAEGGAAEGDKKAEKSPADDKSKKPQPGGFLQSHYFVALYRFKALEKDDLDFPPGEKITVVDDSNEEWWRGKIGEKVGYFPPNFIIRVRAGERVHKVTRSFVGNREIGQITLKKDQIVVQKGEEVNGYVKVFTGRKVGLFPVDFLEEI; from the exons ATGTGCCACGCTCTGGGCTGGGCACCGACCTCATCCAGCCCGGCCCTGGGGCTCACCAAGGCACaaccagccctggcaggggctgcaggatggGCAGAGGGAGTGAACCCAGAGTTTCCCCTGGCAGAACCAGCCCTGGGAGTGAACCCGGAGTTCTCCCTGGCAGAACCAGCCCTGGGAATGAACCCGGGGTTACccctggcagagccagccctgggggTGAACCCGGGGTTACCCCTGGCAGAACCAGCCCTGGGAGTGAACCCGGGGTTACCCCTGGCAGAACCAGCCCTTGCCAGGACAGGAAGGGGTGGCACTGCCCACCCAGCACGGTCTGACCACCGGGGCAGCTGGAACTGCCCCAGCCAACGCCACCCCTGCTCTCCCCCTTGCAGCATGACGGAGAAGGAGGTGCCAGAGCCGCCGGCTTCACCTGCTTCAGGTGGGAAACCCAAGAGCCGGGTAAGTGGGTGCCCACGGGGCAGTTTGGGTGGGTGGGCGAAGCCCCCCTCTCTATCATCATCCTGCCGCAGCCCCAGGAGGATTTGGGAGGCCGGGGGTGCCTGGTGGGACCCTGATCCAGCCGGGTGTTGGGTGGGCATTTCCCAGCTTGGCATTTCCCTGGCGTGCCCAGGGTGCTCAGGAGCCACAgcttccatttttttgtggAGACTTCACGGGACTGGGAGGAGGATCCCCATCTCCAGAGCCTTCCCGGAGTCTCCTCCCGCTCGTGGAGGGGGTCGCTGGGGCGAGGAGCTGGGCTCGGGGTGTCTGCCGTCCTTCCTCCCCGCACTGCCACACACCGGccgccccctcctgcccccgcAGCTGCAGAAGCTGAAGCAACTTTTCCAGCGAAAACCCAAAGAGGAGCCGGCGCAGGAGCCACAGCCCAACGGGGAGCTGGTCAGCCCCTCGGGGGGACCCATCTACTACATCTatgaggatgatgaagaggaggaagaggaggaggagcccGAGCCCCCTCCCGAACCGGAGAAACTCGTTAACGACAAACCCCACAAGTTCAAAGACCATTACTTCAAAAAGCCCAAATTTTGCGATGTTTGTGCCCGCATGATCGTCC TCAACAACAAATTTGGCCTGAGGTGCAAGAACTGCAAAACCAACATCCACCACCACTGCCAGTCCTACGTGGAGATGCAGCGCTGCTTCGGCAAGATC CCTCCCGGGTTCCGGCGGGCGTACAGCTCCCCCCTCTACAGCGACCAGCAGTTCGCCGGCACCAAGGACCAGCTCG CAAACAGGAGCGACCCCGTGTTCGAGACGCTGCGGACCGGAGTGATCATGGCCAACAAGGAGCGCAAGAAGGGCCAGGACGACAAGAAGAAC CCCTTGGCTGCGATGATGGACGAGGAGTCGGAGGCCGCGAAGCCGGTGGGGAGCAAAGCTGAGGGTG gTGCCGCCGAGGGGGACAAGAAGGCTGAGAAGAGCCCAGCAGATGACAAG AGCAAGAAGCCACAGCCAGGGGGGTTCCTGCAGTCCCACTATTTCGTGGCACTTTATCGCTTCAAAGCCCTGGAGAAGGACGACCTGGACTTCCC GCCGGGGGAGAAGATCACGGTGGTCGATGACTCCAACGAGGAGTGGTGGCGG GGGAAGATCGGGGAGAAAGTCGGGTATTTCCCCCCCAACTTCATCATCCGGGTGCGGGCAGGCGAGCGGGTGCACAAGGTCACGCGTTCCTTCGTGGGCAACCGGGAAATCGGGCAGATCACGCTCAAAAAGGATCAG ATCGTGGTGCAGAAGGGGGAGGAGGTGAACGGTTACGTCAAAGTCTTCACGGGCCGCAAAGTGGGGCTGTTCCCTGTGGACTTCCTGGAGGAGATCTga